GTCGGGATTGGGACTACGAACCCTACTCAAACATTGGTAGTAAATGGCGCTGGGAACATCACCAGCTTGGGTGTCGGTTCGGTGGCAGACTCTACTGTTGGCACTTTGCGGGTGACAGCCAATAGTGCCACGGTCCCAGCAGTCCGCACAGATCAAAGCGGTGCCGGACCCACTGCATTATTTATGGGCGGCAACGTCGGTATTGGGACTACGTCCCCGACCAGCTCATTGGAAGTTAGTGGCGACGTCACTATCAGTGGGGGCTCAATCAAGCAAGAGGCATGGATTACCCCGACGTTCCAAAATTCCTGGCTCGATTATGGGAGCACCGGTGATACTGCTTACGGTCCGACCGGTTACTATCGAGATAAACAAGGTACCGTGTGGCTACGGGGAATAGTCCGGGCCGGTGTCACCGACAATTGTGCATTTACTCTGCCCGTTGGATACCGCCCGATAAAAGTTCGCATGTTTGCAACGTACTCTGGCAATGGTGTCTGTCGCATAGACGTTATGCCTTCTGGCTGTGTTTCGGTTCGTTCCTTTTGCGGTAACTCCTATGCCGGCCTCGATGGAGTTGCATTTCGGTCAATTGACGACTAGAGAGCTTGGGACTACTTCCCTTACCTAAGCGACAAAAGCCGCTCAAACATCAAACTCACTGATCTCACGCTGTCAAATACCGAGGAGAAAAGATCGATCTCGGATAGTTTGAATGCGGTTTAATGCCGCAATTTTTAGTCAGCTTTTGTCTACAAAATTGAACAAAAATCGCTTTTTTGATCATTTTAATGATCATTTTGGCATAAAAATCAGGGCGCTAGCTACGCACCGCCTGCCAGGTCCGTGACCTAAATGCCAGAGTGCAGAGCATCATCCGCTCCATAAACGGTGATAGCTCTGCACTCCACACACACGTTGATTACGATTTACAGCGTCTTGACGTAAGCCTCGAGCGCCGCAAAATCTTCGTCACTAAAGCTCAGATCCAGCTTCTTACTCACGTGTCGGATGGCTTCGCCGAGCGTGCCGACTGATGCATCGTGGAAGAATACGGCGTTATCGAAGGCATTCACCAAAGACGGCGCCTTAAACTGGCCCGCACTGCGTACCGGACGTGGACGGTAATCAAGGATCTTCTGCACGGGATCGTCGCCGCCAAGAGGCCGGTCACCGATCAGCGACTCGGCGATTTCTTGCGATTTAGGGTCGGCAAGACCAATCAGCTTATTGGCGAACCGCCCTGCCGCCACACCGTGGTCCGGATTACTCGTACCGATGTCGTAAAGACGCGGCGTGCCGTCAGCCTTGACGCCACTGGTCGACGCAGTGCCACGATGGCAGCTGGCACAGTTGGTGGTGAACAGTTCTTTACCGCGTGCAGCTAGGGCCGCATCGACGCGCGGCGCTTGCAGTTTGGCTACGCCACGCTCGAGGTAGGCAGCCATCGCCTTGGTGTCTTCGTCACCTAGTTTTCCACCAAGTCGCTCCGGCACGATCGTCTCGACAAACTCAAGGGCATTCGTGTGCGTCGCACTGGAGTGGAGCCAGCCACGATCGGCCACGCCACCACGCAGGGACATAGTGCGACGCGGTCCTTCCATCGTCACCCAGCTCGAGCCATCGTTGCCGCCGTTAGGATGGCAAGAAGCGCAGGCGCCGAGGCGGTTGACTGAGACGGGATATTTGTCGGGATTAGCCGACTCAAATAGGACTTTGCCACGACGGAGTTCCGCGCCAAGGGGATCTGTCGCACGCAGTTTGAGCTGCGCAATCTCACGGAGCTCTGGAGTCTTAGCGACCTTCTCAATATTACGAATCAGCGGTAAGCCAAGGACACCACCAAGCTGAATCAGGCTTTTGGTCGTTGGCGCATAGCGATAAGGGATTTCATACGGTCTAGCAAGCTGAGCACTGTCGTCTGGAGCATAGGACGAAGCATCGACCTCGGAGATAAAGTCTGAGTTCTCGTAGAGGACGTAAACCTTTTTGCCATCTGGCGACACCGTCATACCCTTCGGGTTGGAGCCCGAGAGTTGGAAGTGGAGCTGACTTGCCGGATGAATGGTTGTTGCATCGTAGATCGCAATCTCGTCCGACACGTGACTCAGCATCAAGGCGAAGCGACCGCCCTTGGTGAAAGCTATCGTGTTTACTAGCCCCAGACCGGTCAACCCTGCATGAGGGACCCCGTAGGCTAGGAACTGATTGATTTGCTCCTTGCCGCCACTGATGAGAGTGCGATCAATAAATTCGATTTCAAGTGGATGACGCATGCAGTAAACCACGCGCTTGAGACTAGGGATCGCCATCTCAACATCGCGGGTGAACAGCTCGTGCAGTTCCGATTTGCGGCTAGCATCCATCGGGAATATCAGCGGCGCACTGAGCTGCGCTGGCTGCAGTCCGCCAAACCGCGTGAGTGATTTATCAGCGTTGGCACCACGCTCGAGCACCACCAGAGCTCCGGTGATCCGCGTGCCTGGCACCCAGGCAGTTTGGCCAGCGGGGTCTAGAAACACGCCGGAAAGCTGGCTCGCCGTGCCTTCTAGACTAAAATCTTTGGCTTGGAGCTGACCATAAACGAGCTTGGTCGGCAGGTAACTGCTGTAAAAGTCGGCGAGACACTGCATCCGCGGATTATCCGGATTGAAGTGATCTTCGATGATCGCGTCTTTTTCCGCCCTAAAGTCGGCGAGGCTGATGACGCTGATCCATGATTCGTTGTGTTTGATGTCACCACGCGGGAGAAAATGAGCGACGTAGA
This portion of the Deltaproteobacteria bacterium genome encodes:
- a CDS encoding c-type cytochrome, encoding MQKNRKRQLLEPNLYILFESKLSHLHLSAPHLQCNESSVAQGLRHRYAFNQEFFQIVASPPPVTTGDFMKQSRIALSLALAFAAAGQVMAAPQELSQPFELHVDMIKAEPPRRHLDAKHDAVTNSVVANAGTDDFVVYGAVKALADTLDRLQVDVYIENRHDYPLDDVALEISEAGSSGTFVNLTTDAYSQAKLTAPTSLYVGRMAPFGMKRVTLGLGKSLRPEIVGRIVAREGSGSGQTSTNILVAPTGDELWAVSTDTDEVVVYGLPGRDVMARIPVGRAPASLALQAAKNWIVVASAKGNTVTVIDRETKRVLSVLGAKEEFGRELQQVIVSQREPKIYVSSYVEGLLTELRLGDDARLVSSRSLSIGARPTGMSMTYDESNLYVAHFLPRGDIKHNESWISVISLADFRAEKDAIIEDHFNPDNPRMQCLADFYSSYLPTKLVYGQLQAKDFSLEGTASQLSGVFLDPAGQTAWVPGTRITGALVVLERGANADKSLTRFGGLQPAQLSAPLIFPMDASRKSELHELFTRDVEMAIPSLKRVVYCMRHPLEIEFIDRTLISGGKEQINQFLAYGVPHAGLTGLGLVNTIAFTKGGRFALMLSHVSDEIAIYDATTIHPASQLHFQLSGSNPKGMTVSPDGKKVYVLYENSDFISEVDASSYAPDDSAQLARPYEIPYRYAPTTKSLIQLGGVLGLPLIRNIEKVAKTPELREIAQLKLRATDPLGAELRRGKVLFESANPDKYPVSVNRLGACASCHPNGGNDGSSWVTMEGPRRTMSLRGGVADRGWLHSSATHTNALEFVETIVPERLGGKLGDEDTKAMAAYLERGVAKLQAPRVDAALAARGKELFTTNCASCHRGTASTSGVKADGTPRLYDIGTSNPDHGVAAGRFANKLIGLADPKSQEIAESLIGDRPLGGDDPVQKILDYRPRPVRSAGQFKAPSLVNAFDNAVFFHDASVGTLGEAIRHVSKKLDLSFSDEDFAALEAYVKTL